The Culex pipiens pallens isolate TS chromosome 2, TS_CPP_V2, whole genome shotgun sequence DNA window TTCTTTTCGTGACCTTTTCCTTGACCGTTGTTTGGACGTTCACCGTTGAGCATCAACACACAACTTACCTAACGATTTTCGCCTCCAGACGAAACGACCATCCTGAACAAATCCGGCCGGAAGTGTCCGCAGCAGGCGCCGGGCCTGGTAGAAGAAGTCCCTGTAAAAAAGAGGAACACACACAGTTTGTTCAGACCATTGCTCTCGCAAACTTGACCTTGACCATTCTCTTttgaacataaccaaacttgtccgcaccctcagcaaacgtcaaatcaaaacaaattgctgccggatctttctcCGGATCTCTCCCGTAAAAGATCCGGCAACAATTTTGTATGGCTTGAAGTTTGCGGAGGgtaccaaaaaaaggtaaacaaatcactttgtGCATCAGCCAATAGCTTGGGAAATTTGCCTGAAAATGCCTGCTGCTGTTGCGGGTGCGATTCCGCCCTCTCCAAGTTCAACAAAACTCCAAATACTCACCCAAATATGCGAAAATTCCGCCATCCCAGAGCCGTTCCGGTTCGGTCACCCGGTGTATTTGTTCCGAACGCCGGATGTTGTTCCTTCACGAGCACACGCGATTCGActtgagaatttttgatttcaactgCGCCACACAAACAGGATCAAACACGCGCGCgggtgaaaaaaaatgacagccTTGATGACAGCTCGATCAACTATGGTGTGTTCGTTAGGGGAGCGTCGCCCAGATTAGGTGTCATGGTGCGTTCGTTAGGGGAGCGTCGTGTTCGTTTTGTGATCCTTAATATTTTTTGCCGTTTCtattattgaattaaaaatgtttaaatgtttaaatgattaaatgtttaaatgtttaaatgtttaaatgtttaaatgtttaaatgtttaaatgtttaaatgtttaaatgtttaaatgtttaaatgtttaaatgtttaaatgtttaaatgtttaaatgtttaaatgtttaaatgtttaaatgtttaaatgtttaaatgtttaaatgtttaaatgtttaaatgtttaaatgtttaaatgtttaaatgtttaaatgtttaaatgtttaaatgtttaaatgttgaaatgtttaaatgttgaaatgtttaaatgtttaaatgtttaaatgtttaaatgtttaaatgtttaaatgtttaaatgtttaaatgtttaaatgtttaaatgtttaaatgtttaaatgtttaaatgtttaaatgtttaaatgtttaaatgtttaaatgtttaaatgtttaaatgtttaaatgtttaaatgtttaaatgtttaaatgtttaaatgtttaaatgtttaaatgtttaaatgtttaaatgtttaaatgtttaaatgtttaaatgtttaaatgtttaaatgtttaaatgtttaaatgtttaaatgtttaaatgtttaaatgtttaaatgtttaaatgtttaaatgtttaaatgtttaaatgtttaaatgtttaaatgtttaaatgtttaaatgtttaaatgtttaaatgtttaaatgtttaaatgtttaaatgtttaaatgtttaaatgtttaaatgtttaaatgtttaaatgtttaaatgtttaaatgtttaaatgtttaaatgtttaaatgtttaaatgtttaaatgtttaaatgtttaaatgtttaaatgtttaaatgtttaaatgtttaaatgtttaaatgtttaaatgtttaaatgtttaaatgtttaaatgtttaaatgtttaaatgtttaaatgtttaaatgtttaaatttttaaatgttttaatgttttaatttttaaatgttttaatattttaatattttaatattttaatattttaatattttaatattttaatattttaatattttaatattttaatattttaatattttaatattttaatattttaatattttaatattttaatattttaatattttaatattttaatattttaatattttaatattttaatatttttatatttttatatttttatattttatattttatatttttatatttttatatttttatatttttatattttatattttatatttttatatttttatatttttatatttttatatttttatatttttatatttttatatttttatatttttatatttttatatttttatatttttatatttttatatttttatatttttatatttttatatttttatatttttatatttttatattttaatatttttatatttttatatttttatatttttatatttttatatttttatatttttatttttttatatttttatattttaatattttaatattttaatattttaatattttaatattttaatattttaatattttaatattttaatattttaatattttaatattttaatattttaatattttaatattttaatattttaatattttaatattttaatatttttatatttttatatttttatatttttatattttatatttttatatttttatatttttatatttttatatttttatatttttatatttttatatttttatatttttatatttttatatttttatatttttatatttttatatttttatattttttttttatatttttatattttaatattttaatattttaatattttaatattttaatattttaatattttaatattttaatattttaatattttaatattttaatattttaatattttaatattttaatattttaatattttaatattttaatattttaatattttaatattttaatattttaatattttaatattttaatattttaatatttttatatttttatatttttatatttttatatttttatatttttatatttttatatttttatatttttatatttttatatttttatatttttatatttttatatttttatatttttatatttttatatttttatatttttatatttttatatttttatattttcatatttttatatttttatatttttatatttgtatatttttatatttttatatttttatatttttatatttttatatttttatatttttatatttttatatttttatatttttatatttttatatttttatatttttatatttttatatttttatatttttatatttttatattttatatttttatatttttatattttatatttttatatttttatatttttatattttttatatttttttatttttttatttttatattttaatatatatttttatatttttatattttcatatttttatatttttatatttttatattaatatatttttatattttttttatatttttaatatttttatatttttatattaatatatttttatatttttatattttaatattttaatattttaatattttaatattttaatattttaatattttaatattttaatattttaatattttaatattttaatattttaatattttaatattttaatattttaatattttaatatttttatattttaatattttaatattttaatattttaatattttaatattttaatattttaatattttaatattttaatattttaatattttaatattttaatattttaatattttaatattttaatattttaatattttaatattttaatattttaatattttaatattttaatattttaatattttaatattttaatattttaatattttaatattttaatattttaatattttaatattttaatattttaatattttaatattttaatattttaatattttaatattttaatattttaatattttaatattttaatattttaatattttaatattttaatattttaatattttaatattttaatattttaatattttaatattttaatattttaatattttaatattttaatattttaatattttaatattttaatattttaatattttaatattttaatattttaatattttaatattttaatattttaatattttaatattttaatatttaaatattttaatattttaatattttaatattttaatattttaatattttaatattttaatattttaatattttaatattttaatattttaatattttaatattttaatattttaatattttaatattttaatattttaatattttaatattttaatattttaatattttaatattttaatattttaatattttaatattttaatattttaatattttaatattttaatattttaatattttaatattttaatattttaatattttaatattttaatattttaatattttaatattttaatattttaatattttaatattttaatattttaatattttaatattttaatattttaatattttaatattttaatattttaatattttcaatacttttattacatgattcgcattatttaaaaaaatcgttcaaaaaaagttcacactatgcaactataacattacaatgaaacttactgtaacaaaaaattgaaaaaaatgcatcatgagatttccaataacaaaaccataATAATTGCTGTATTCATGAAATGTACAgtagttttattgtttcaatttataacatttccaataacaaaaccatgaaatttgCTGTAACCATGAAATCTACGATAACTTTATCGTCATtccaatgaagttaaaaaaaatcaaccataaacttaccataaatattataatatctaTTGTAACTTCATGGTTTTGACAATACAAATCATCATATAATTTTATTCGGGTAAACGATGCAGTCACCACGCTGCCGGTCGTCGATCGAATCCAGACCTAATAGTTTCGAGatgctctttctctctctctgggTTTGTTGCGTTGGATGTTGCGTTGCTCACAGCTTCCTTATCTGGACCACATATGTTTAGTCTGTGTGTACATAAAGGAGAAAGATGATGatgaaaaactacaaaaatctcTTCAAAATAACATGCACGCCCCGAGAAATGAGTGTGTGACACTCACTCACATTTGGAAGCGAAGAAAAGTCGGAAGAAGAAACACATTTACACATATTTACTCGCTACTAAAAAACTGAAGAGTAAGTTTACATTTTCCATCGCTTTAGTTCTAATTTGGACGCCAAACGGTTTGTGCGGTGCTGGAAATGCGTACGAAACCAAAACCAGCCAGTTACGATCGCGAAAGACGGTAGTGAACGAGTAGTACACATTTTCTGCTGACGTGGCCAGTGCAACGTGGCAAGATTGGCGTGTTCAAGAGGAAGTGAGTTCTATACACTAAATACGAGGAGTGACTTGACTAAGCCGGTTGAACGACTGAAAAACTCAGGTAGTGCTCAGGATACTATTGTAAGCGAAGTGATCGTGCTAGTTATAGATCGTATGTTTTATAGTCAGAAcgagttaaatttaaaataacctgTGATCCAAATCGATCCTGATAtaaatatgttgtttttttttaatattatattttgtGATGTAAActttctgaaatttaaattaaagtacAAACATAAGTGGAttgtgcatttttatttttctttgtagAATTATAAGTGCGGTTTCAgtattcaaaataattgaaaatgaaacaaaagatGGATcatccttaaaaaatatgtatcaacacaattttgtgaaaaataatttttgtttcgtAGAGACCATAGCAAGCTTCaagaagcgttttgtagatcttaaCAAAACCTATACAATTTGCTTTTATAGGattgcaaaaaagtttcatcGTTCCAGAGTAACGCAtagcgtaaaaagaggtttttgatATGCAAACTTACGGATTCGCTTGCGTTCTTCACGATTTGAAAGGTttagcaaattttgcaaaaaaaaatacccttgaATCATTTATTTTGGCGCAAGCACGtagttttaaaatgaaacatttagcctaaacactggaaaaaataccTCTTGAAGTTTCCACAACATTTTGATTGAGGTTGGGCAACTAAAAGAGATATTAGACTACgacaagtttgacagtttgcctgaatttgtttcagaaacgCCTGcatgcctgctttgtttgtgagtttgccgcaaacaagtttgcgagtttagCAAACTGTCCAACTCACTGTGTTTTCTGTTTGTTTATCAtaatctaatacctccttaatgAAACAATATGTGATAGTGTAAAATTCTccaaatataataatttttaatattttacattattttattcaaaaggaGATATATATTTCGTATATCAGAGGCTCATGATGaagattttatattattttttacgaTACTTGATCCAATATTgcctcataaaaaaattatactatACACATCTAGttccatcgtgcctctaatcttgtcatatcagcactttgacgttcaattacagttcataaaaagttttcaactgaaagcaagtgataaatagctcaataggaagtgagcaaccaagtttctatcaaaagttgtaCAATATAAGTTGTTAAAATAGCGAAAATCAGCAAAtcggatggagttaggagcgagtgcttaacctacCAAACATATGAGATTTTACCCTagtagttttataaaaaaaattgaaattattgataaaatgTTGTCTTCAACTCGTTGCAAATAGAAGATTTTGTCAGTAGTATTTAGCTATCTtggcaaaaattgaaaacatgaaattaaTTTGCCATCCaataactcaaattttcaaacatttcgtttCAGTGAAAACCCCTCCACCGAATCGCAAATCTTCCCAAAAACCGAAAATGCTTCTCCTGCAGCTCGCAACGGCAGTCTGTTTGCTGTTCAACTGTGCCGTTTCGGCAATCCCAAAGCCGGAAGAGAAGCGCGTGCTGGACCATGAAATCATCAACCACGTGCAGCACTTCCAGAACGACGAGCACAACAAACAGTACGACCACGAGGCGTTTCTGGGCGAAGACGCCAAAACCTTTGACCAGCTGGAACCGGACGAGAGCCGCCGGAGACTGGGGTAAGGAATTTTGTCAGTCTGGGTCTGGCAAGATGACACACTTTGTTGTACCCAGTCTGACGCGACTTGCGGAAGTCGTTAATTCTGTTGAGGGCTTGATTTGTGGCAGGTTTAATTGATGCGTTCTCGTTTTGCAGCGTCATTGTAGATAAAATTGATACAGATAAAGATGGTTTTGTGAACCAGGCTGAGTTGAAGGCGTGGATACAGTATACGCAGCGTCGGTACATCGAAGACGACGTGGGCCGACAATGGAAGCAGCACAACCCAAATGGTACCGAGCAGATCCACTGGGATTCGTACCGCAAGAACGTGTACGGATTCCTGGACGAAATGGACCCCAAAGATCTGGAGCAAGGTGATGAGCACTTTTCGTACAAGTCCATGCTGACGCGGGATCGTCGTCGGTGGGCCGTTGCCGATCGGGACCGGGATGACCAGTTGTCGCGGGAGGAGTTTACCGAGTTTCTTCACCCGGAGGAGAGTCCCTACATGAGGGATATTGTCGTGCAGGAAACGATTGAGGACATCGACAAGGATCATGATGGAAAGGTTTCGGTGGACGAGTACATCGGGGACATGTACCGAAGCTCTGAGGATAATGAGGATGAGCCGGAGTGGGTGAAGCATGAGCGGGAGACGTTTAACAACTTCCGGTAAGTCGAggatactttaaataatttgatccagattgcaaaaaatgctatttGTAGCTTCACGCGGTTTATACTAGCTGGTAGGCCctattataatttgaaaattagcgGCATTTCGTGGTACTTACCGAATCGTACGATTCAAAGAATATTTTACAGTATTCTTGGATTAggcgaactaaaaaaaaataaattacaagctGTAGGGTCCGACCCTCCGAGTGTGCTGCCCCTTGGCACAAGTTATGTGAGAGAAGTTGTGTGGGAGAGGGAAAGGACGCGAGAGAGTTAGTCTCATGCGGACAGTGTGAAGGAGTGCACGCAGCGACGAGCTGCGGCACGACGCGAGTGGTTCCGGGAGGACCGGATTAGTGTTCCGGGGCGACCAGCGTACGGACTTCGGTCAGTGGGCGGACGGGTGGACGATCGGCGGCTTTTACGAGCTGCGTCCGTTACGCGAGGACCCCACAAAGTTGGCGACGAGGATTAACAACAGGTATTTGAAGCTCAGCAGGTGCTAAGTTGGGCCGTTGTTTTGAAGACAGTTGCGCTGTtttcaaattctgttaaaaaagAGGAGGAAAGATGaagtgctctctctctctctttcgatCAGATCTTTCTGAGAAGGAGGGCAAGAAGGATCATGGCAGATCATGACGATTGCAGTGATGCATGGATTGTTGTGTGTATGCATTCTCGACACACATATAAGAGAAACGTCACATGGTGGGGTGCGTTTTGTGGCCCATGCATAATCAAGACGAATAGATGACAGATTGTTTTGGTGTAGAATTCTGTGGTTAACGTAGGACTACAGTAATTTTGATGAAGAACTTAAATTATTTCAACGTAGGATTACAATAATGTTGACGCAGGATTCGATTGCTTTAACGTAGGACTACATAGTTTTTGACGTATAATTTCGACTACACTAGTTTTGACGATGAATTTCAACTGTTTTGACGTAGGATTAtttaaaagttgcggttttcAAACGATTGAGAAAGGAAACGATTTTCTTTAAACTAGGATTTCTGTAGCAGTTGACGCGTGACAAGGACAACCTTACTTGTGGAGCGTGTAATGATTGATGACGTTTTATTCTGTGTTTAGACAGGCAGCCACCAAGAGAAATGTCCCTGTAACATTGGTTGCAGGTGGTGAACAGGAAGTTGTTCACGGGATAATGTCCCTGTAACATTGGTTGCAGGTGGTGAACAGAAATCTGTTCACGGGTGGATTGGTTCCGAGTGGAATGTCCCTGTGATTAAACAGGTGGTGAACATGAAGTTGTTCACGGGTGAAATGTCCCTGTAATTGAACAGGTGGTGAACATgaagttgttcacgggtaaatgTCCCTGTAGTCGAACAGGTAGTGAACATGAAGTTGTTCACGGGTGAAACCTTTCCGGGTGAATGTCCCTGTAATTAAACAGGTGGTGAACATGAAGTTGTTCACGGGTGAAATGTCCCTGTAATTGAACAGGTGGTGAACATGAAGTTGTTCACGGGTGAAATGTCCCTGTAATTGAACAGGTGGTGAACATGAGGTTGTTCACGGGTGGATGTCCCTGTAGTTGAGCAGGTGGTGGACATGAAGGTGTTCACGGGTAAAATGTTCCTGTAAATCAAAAGGTGATAACATGAAGTTGTTGAATCGTTAAATGTCCCTGTTGTGAAACAGGTGGTGAACAAAATGTGGTTCACGGGTAAAAGTCTCTATTATAGTTGTCACAGTTAGTGCACCAATAAGTGTTACGGATAAAGTGATCAGTTGTCTAGCTGTTTACGAATTGATTGAATCTGTCCCTATTGTTATAATAGGTGGTGAACAAatggttgttcacgggtaaagtgttcagttgtctagctgttcacgaattGATTAGAACTGTCCCTATAGttattataggtggtgaacaaatggttgttcacgggtaaaaTGTTCAGTTGTCAAGCTGTTCACGAACTGTTTGGAACTGTCCCTATTGTTATAATAGGTGGTGAACAAatggttgttcacgggtaagttgttcagttgtctagctgttcacgaattGATTAGAACTGTCCCTATAGTTATTTTAGGTGGTAAACAAATTGTTGGTAAAATCAAGGTAAAATGTTCAGTTGTCAAGCTGTTCACGAACTGTTTGGAACTGTCCCTATTGTTATAATAGGTGGTGAGCAAGTGATTGTTCACGGGTAAAAtgttcagttgtctagctgttcacgaattGATTAGAACTGTCCCTATAGttattataggtggtgaacaaatggttgttcacgggtaaaaTGTTCAGCTGTTTAGCTGTTCATGAACTGATTGGAGCTATTCCTATAGTTATTATAGGTGGTGTTAATATGTTCACGGGTAAAGTTTTAAGTCATTTAGCTGAATACGAATAGTCATTGAGCTGTTTGTAACTGTTGCGGAAGGTAATCAGATGTCTAGCTGTAATTAATTGTCCCTGTAGCTGTCGGTACAGGTGGTGGACAAATATATTGTCCACGGGTGTCATAGTAAGTGTGATTTCAGATGGTAGAGAACATATATGTTCTAAAATCAATTGTATCGGGGTGTAACAGGTATAGAAAATAACTGTCAGTGGCTGTTGATATCGACCATTGTGATCCAGTGTGCTCTGGATGAAACAGTTTGGAAATGCTCAGTAGTGAAAAcaagtagcaaaatgtttgtaaaatgaTAGAATAATTGCGGGGATCAGTTGAAATCGAatgcttatttttattatttgtgtaGTTATTGGAGGAAATGATACTGTGGAAAATGCGTTTGATTCTAGATTTGGAGTGATTAATCTAAATGTATACACAATACGGTTATTGATAGAGTGACATTAATTCGGTAGATTTGAATGAGCCAAATGTTTAGTAAAATATTCAGTTCCAAGTGATGCTTAACTATGGTAATTGTGTTCAATGGGaagtcaaagaaaatcaaatttaggTGTTAAATTGTTGGAGATTTTGTCACTTTATTCAAACATTGTTAGGAGTTACTG harbors:
- the LOC120417560 gene encoding calumenin isoform X1, whose translation is MKTPPPNRKSSQKPKMLLLQLATAVCLLFNCAVSAIPKPEEKRVLDHEIINHVQHFQNDEHNKQYDHEAFLGEDAKTFDQLEPDESRRRLGVIVDKIDTDKDGFVNQAELKAWIQYTQRRYIEDDVGRQWKQHNPNGTEQIHWDSYRKNVYGFLDEMDPKDLEQGDEHFSYKSMLTRDRRRWAVADRDRDDQLSREEFTEFLHPEESPYMRDIVVQETIEDIDKDHDGKVSVDEYIGDMYRSSEDNEDEPEWVKHERETFNNFRDKDKDGLMDHQEVKDWIIPADFDHAEAEARHLIYEADSDADEKLTKEEIVEKYDLFVGSQATDFGEALTRHDEF
- the LOC120417560 gene encoding calumenin isoform X2, which encodes MLLLQLATAVCLLFNCAVSAIPKPEEKRVLDHEIINHVQHFQNDEHNKQYDHEAFLGEDAKTFDQLEPDESRRRLGVIVDKIDTDKDGFVNQAELKAWIQYTQRRYIEDDVGRQWKQHNPNGTEQIHWDSYRKNVYGFLDEMDPKDLEQGDEHFSYKSMLTRDRRRWAVADRDRDDQLSREEFTEFLHPEESPYMRDIVVQETIEDIDKDHDGKVSVDEYIGDMYRSSEDNEDEPEWVKHERETFNNFRDKDKDGLMDHQEVKDWIIPADFDHAEAEARHLIYEADSDADEKLTKEEIVEKYDLFVGSQATDFGEALTRHDEF